The Magallana gigas chromosome 6, xbMagGiga1.1, whole genome shotgun sequence genome includes the window ACAGAGCCATCAAGAACAAAATGTGATACCGTGTAGCATATCATAGTGTTTCTACAATATTTACCAAAGAAACATAACTACTTATCAGGTGAAAAACcatatatatcataattatttctCTGTATGTGACTTAATTTGGTAATAGAAAAATCAAACTGAACATTTCTTTTGTATCGATTTTATGTATAGTTCATATATTGTTAACACATATACATCTGTATTTGTTTCTGAAAACCCTTAATTAACACTTTGGCATGATAGATTTTCTTGTAGATAGGAAGTGCTTGTGTCAGAAAATGAATGTCAGATATTTATTTATCCATATTTGCAATGACCACTCCATTCAGTACATGCATGTTATATTTTCTCCCCTTTATGAGTTTATGTACCGTATGTTTTTTTATACTCGAGAgaagaaataaaagataaaattacaTGCGATTTTAATTCAGTATTTTTGGGTTATCTTTATTGTATCTTGAGAATGAGTATTGGATTGGAACAAGAGGTCTTTCATTAAGGTTAATGATTTATATGTTCCAGGTATCACTTcttttcaaaagatattacTGATACACATACATGCAACAGGAATGACCTTCCACATGCCCATGTATATGAGCTGTTCATTTACACAGTAAAAGGAATTTTAACCAGCCCTAGTTGAAGTTGGGTTTTCTTTAAACTGATATATgctatttaaggaataaggaaccattctttgagtattattaggtgataattttggtcggggtgtGGTCAAATCCAAAAAGCCCATACGTTCTACCGACTAAGCTAAAGGGTTAATCCACTAGCTTAAGTGCTAGTAGGAGTGTGGCAGTACTGAGCTTTTATAAACACACTATTACACATCTCTACAAATTATCCTTACagtctataattttttttaaaattctgtgcAGTGTTGCTTGTTGCTTTggtttgaataatatttttgcaTACAATAGCTCTAAAAATCTACTTTAGCATATTTCCAAGCAGAGCAGATCAAAAACCAAAAGATCTTTAGTTAGGAATTACAGCTATAATAAGCTGAATATTGGCAtttgaagtgaaaaaaaaacccaagattTTTTGTGTAgaatttattatcattaacaaaatttaaagtaaaccTACTATAAAAAGAAATGAGTCACAAAAATAGACTACATGGACTTAATAAGCTGCTGCGAAATATACATATAGATCATGTGACAGGTCATCAAGCTGAAAGACTTGTCATGCTACATATTCACCTTTTATAATATGCATATGTACCCAATATATAGAGAGAATGTGTGAAAAACCTTCAAAGAATATTAAACACGATGGctataaaatgaagaaaagcacaatgtactagtattttaGGCCAGAAGATTCTGGACCCCATCCAATTACTGGGGTAGGAGTGTTTCTGTTCTATCCAGCTTTTCTATATACCCCTGGTAATTATTTATCTATCATCAGAGTATCGACATTGTAGCCTCTTCTAATTTCCTATACATATACCATTCAAGGGTTTTTGAAACCCATAATCGCAACTGTGATCAGAGGAAAAATAAGTTGTAAGTGAAATTATGCTAACATAAATCAATACATATATTGCACTCCGAGATGGCAACTTCTGCCCTTTCTCTTCTTTTCCTTTCAAACAAGTTCTGCTAAACaggtaaatgtacatttatctttaaaatcagGTACAGGTCAAAATGCAAAGCAAATTTATGATGTTCATAAAGTTATTTGAAGTGAAAAGTGATCAGCAAATCATTAGGCAATATtgtatatctaaataaatacacatatgGGACCATGAAATTCAGTTTTGGTTGAAAATGTAAACTTAACCTTAAACTTGGtttgaaacaaatatattgTTATGTCCCTTAACATGTACAGGTAGATTCATCTAGAactgattaatttaaaaaaaattcacaaataacattacaaagaattctttatatttaaaaaaaaaaagactagaAAGGGGATCTTCGTGGAAAAAATTCATCAAGAAAAATTGGTACCCCAtccatatgatatgatatataaacTTATTAAGTAACCACTTTACTTACTAATATACTTGTGACCATGCAATGgtatttgaataatatttaaaaacagcAAACATACAGGTATGTGTTTGACAAAAGGCTAACAACATACAAATACTTAAATACACTTACAGGTCAATATTAATTGCCACCTAGCAATTGGACTCTTCCACTCAATTTATTACACACATTCATCCTGCACAAACTAAACTGATATTGCACCAAATGAACGTCagataaaacataaaacaaggACATTGATTGTTCTACTGCAAGACAAATCATGGTAATTCACATGGTGCTGGACTGTTGTAAAAGGGGGATAACTCCTATTGTTCAATGAAATGTTCTATTCAAAGAAGTGCATGGATATTTTTTCTTACAACTTGAATTTCCAAAAGTTTCTTAATACTGATTATAAGAAAATATGTTGAAGTTATCtcagtaatttaaaaataattaaatagcTAATATTGAAACAGTATTCCCTTTGCCAGTTCCCTAGTGGAATTTTTGGAAATTCAACAGGAGTGTTTTTGCATTAAAGTTTCTACTAAAATTTTACAAAGACCATCCTTAAAATAAGACACCAAACATAGACCAAACAACTGTGAATACCCCTAAATTACATTGAAAAAGATCACCACCAACAATATCTGGCACAATTAAATCACATTTATAATGAGACCAATTCATTCAAACAACAGCTGTATTAAATAGTTTGCCATTTGATAAAGTAAATGTGCCTGAAATCATAAATCATAGATGTCGTTGCTGTACAGGAAAGGGGAGGTAATTGGGTACAGGAGAGCCATCCACATGACCAGCCCAATGACAAAGCTGGCCATCAGCTTGTGTCTGGTTTCTGTGTTGGGGTGGGACATGACTTCCTGGAAGGCCGGGAATCCCATGTGGTTACAGAAAGCATGGACCACTACTGGCGCTACAAAGTGTCCTAGAAATGAAACAATCAAAACAGATTCATTCCAtttatctaaatgaaaaaaattttgtttcttatttcttaattgacatgTTTAGAACCTGGAATTTTTACCTGTCCTGAGGAATAGGAATGCTGAGTAGGCACCAAATACTGTTGTAAAACCTAGCTGaaatactgaaaaataaaagtaagaaTTAAACTGAATACTGGAATTCTAATGTTTGCTTGCCTTAGGAATAAGCTAATGGCAAAAGAGGATTAACTAGTTTAAATGAACGCCTTAACCAACACACAGAGATTGGCAATTATTATATAAAGAATTGTACattcaatgtaaaattaacattataatacatgtaacactcCTACTCCCTTTGAGATCTGTTCAAAGTAAACAATTGCTTTGTTATTGGTTGACATTTGCCATGGTGGTTTGACTTACATGACTTTTTGAATGCCTCTGACACTGGTTCTTTGGCTATTATAACTTTTTCAATCATGTGATGAAAGTGTGCTGCAAAAGAAAACTTCCTTTTATTTCTACATGTTATGAATCATTTAACTGTATGTTCATAACGTAATAGAATGTTGAACAAAAACCCTTACCAACGCCAAAGAAAAGTGGGCACAGAAAAACCGACCATCCTGTGCCAAAACTTGGGACAAGCAGCGGAAGCATACAAGCTCTGTAGATCATCTCTTCTGTAATGGGGGCCTTCAAAACAATGCAATATTAAGTTATTTAATAGTTAAACCCTTTAAGGTTCCATGATCATTTGTTTTGTCTCCAGGACACatggcaaaaaataaagaagttgAACTTACAACAATGTGGTTTCTAATCCAGATCAGGTTTTGCAAACTATTGACCCAGTATCTTGGTTCTACAAGTAAAAGATAAGTTCACATAGACTGTTCTATTCTATGGTTAGATGAAGTAAGCTACATGTGCCTAAGCTGGCTATATATGTTTTCTACATGTAACTAATGAAAATACACAAGGCCAAAGATTTAGGAAATATGGTTAAAAAGGCATGGCTCTGGTACGG containing:
- the LOC105330791 gene encoding CAAX prenyl protease 2; protein product: MAPMIFELQSWQSVLLCLLFSVIYVGSLYVGIDDKKKNRDHPDTIKHRFINVSIITVIIPIILFFFGTTSDAESAHTFLEWLGIRLHGFIPSLILPLILTMVLFLGPLTLHYVDGVFRIYLEPRYWVNSLQNLIWIRNHIVAPITEEMIYRACMLPLLVPSFGTGWSVFLCPLFFGVAHFHHMIEKVIIAKEPVSEAFKKSLFQLGFTTVFGAYSAFLFLRTGHFVAPVVVHAFCNHMGFPAFQEVMSHPNTETRHKLMASFVIGLVMWMALLYPITSPFLYSNDIYDL